The Gaiella occulta genome has a window encoding:
- the istA gene encoding IS21 family transposase encodes MVGVEQWAEIRRLYFVKRLSIKEIVRRTGHGRNTIRRALRSGEPPKYRRLPRPSKLDPFRDEIHRLLRADPRLPGTRVRELLCEQGYAGSKTILDDYLREVRPLFLPRPRTFQRTSYRPGALLQFDLWEPSSEIAVGAGQTRRGYVVVACLPYSRAGAGTLVFSKEAPDLLYGIGRCLVRLGGLPETLVWDREGALHAGGGRPTEPFAAFCGQLGLGWRFLEARDPQSKGVVERLQGYLETSFEPGRRFANELDFQEQLDRWFAERANLRFHRTLRCRPADRLAEELTVMRPLPERMPDADRRHVTRVAPDPYVRVDSNDYSLDPRLVGRRVELRVSQREILAVCLDTGELACRHARSFARHRTLTALEHARALRKLRGAPSEPEVETRPLAHYDQLIPA; translated from the coding sequence GGTCGCAACACGATCCGCCGCGCGCTGCGCTCGGGTGAGCCGCCCAAGTACCGGCGGCTGCCGCGGCCGTCGAAGCTCGATCCGTTCCGGGACGAGATCCACCGGCTCCTGCGCGCAGATCCGCGGCTGCCGGGCACGCGGGTGCGGGAGCTGCTCTGCGAGCAGGGCTACGCGGGCTCGAAGACGATCCTGGATGACTACCTGCGCGAGGTGCGGCCGTTGTTTCTGCCGCGGCCGCGCACGTTCCAGCGCACCTCCTATCGGCCGGGGGCGCTCTTGCAGTTCGACCTCTGGGAGCCGAGCAGCGAGATCGCCGTCGGCGCTGGCCAGACGCGGCGCGGCTACGTCGTGGTCGCTTGCCTACCCTACTCGCGCGCGGGCGCCGGCACGCTCGTCTTCTCGAAGGAGGCGCCCGACCTTCTGTACGGGATCGGCCGCTGCCTCGTCCGACTGGGCGGGCTGCCGGAGACGCTGGTCTGGGATCGCGAGGGCGCGCTGCACGCCGGCGGCGGCCGCCCGACCGAGCCCTTCGCGGCGTTCTGCGGCCAGCTCGGGCTCGGCTGGCGCTTCCTCGAGGCCCGCGATCCGCAGTCGAAGGGCGTCGTCGAGCGTCTGCAGGGCTACCTGGAGACGAGCTTCGAGCCGGGCCGGCGCTTCGCGAACGAGCTCGACTTCCAGGAGCAGCTCGACCGCTGGTTTGCCGAGCGGGCCAACCTGCGCTTCCACCGCACGCTCCGCTGCCGGCCGGCAGACCGGCTCGCCGAGGAGCTGACTGTGATGCGGCCGCTCCCCGAGCGAATGCCCGACGCCGACCGCCGCCACGTCACGCGGGTGGCGCCCGACCCGTACGTCCGCGTCGACTCGAACGACTACTCGCTCGACCCGCGCCTGGTCGGCCGCCGGGTCGAGCTCAGGGTCTCGCAACGGGAGATTCTCGCCGTCTGCCTGGACACGGGCGAGCTCGCCTGCCGGCACGCCCGCTCCTTCGCGCGCCACCGCACGCTCACCGCGCTCGAGCATGCCCGTGCGCTCAGGAAGCTGCGCGGCGCCCCGTCCGAGCCGGAGGTCGAGACCCGGCCGCTCGCCCACTACGACCAGCTGATCCCGGCATGA
- the istB gene encoding IS21-like element helper ATPase IstB — translation MSTQAELAHLFRTLKAPAAARALPKLAERARAEEWSYERFAEALLSTEVASRDAHGGEARIKQARFPARKTLEEFDFSFQRSVQKTLVVHLGQLDFLTAKDNVVLLGPPGTGKTHLAIALGIRACLAGQRVAFATATEWVARLGDAQRQGRLDEELRRLLWTPLLIVDEVGYIPFDAQAANLMFSLVSSRYERASLIVTSNKPFSAWGEIFGDEVVAAAMIDRLVHHAEILSLKGDSYRLRDRDLGGRPPAREPDTA, via the coding sequence ATGAGCACGCAGGCCGAGCTCGCGCACCTCTTCCGGACCCTGAAGGCGCCGGCGGCGGCGCGGGCGCTGCCGAAGCTGGCCGAGCGGGCCCGGGCCGAGGAGTGGTCGTACGAGCGCTTCGCCGAGGCGCTCCTTTCCACCGAGGTCGCCTCCCGTGACGCGCACGGCGGCGAGGCGCGGATCAAGCAGGCGCGCTTCCCGGCCAGAAAGACGCTCGAGGAGTTCGACTTCTCCTTCCAGCGCTCGGTGCAGAAGACGCTCGTCGTGCATCTCGGGCAGCTCGACTTCTTGACGGCGAAGGACAATGTCGTCCTCCTGGGGCCGCCCGGCACCGGCAAGACGCACCTCGCGATCGCGCTCGGGATCCGCGCCTGCCTCGCTGGCCAGCGGGTCGCCTTTGCGACTGCGACCGAATGGGTCGCGAGGCTCGGCGATGCGCAGCGGCAAGGCCGCCTCGACGAGGAGCTGCGCCGGCTGCTCTGGACGCCGCTTTTGATCGTCGACGAGGTTGGCTACATCCCCTTCGACGCCCAAGCCGCCAACCTCATGTTTTCGCTCGTCTCGAGCCGCTACGAGCGCGCCTCGCTGATCGTCACCTCCAACAAGCCCTTCTCCGCCTGGGGCGAGATCTTCGGCGACGAGGTCGTCGCCGCCGCGATGATCGACCGGCTCGTCCACCACGCGGAGATCCTCTCCTTGAAGGGCGACAGCTACCGCCTCCGCGACCGCGACCTCGGCGGCCGCCCGCCCGCTCGAGAGCCCGACACGGCCTGA
- a CDS encoding recombinase family protein, with the protein MSASEQATDNTSPGMAQAVIYLRVSTKEQAEKGGEAEGYSIPAQREACKRKATSLGAVVVEEFVDRGESAKSADRPELQRMLAYVRENEVGLAIVHKVDRLARSRADDVAINLALKAAGTTLVSCSENIDETPSGMLLHGIMSSIAEFYSRNLANEVMKGLVQKAQSGGTPGRAPIGYLNVRKFENGRDIRTVEVDPVRAPLVAWAFEAYANGEWSLRTLLAEATRRGLTTVARGVPLGLTTFNDMLLNPYYVGYVRYMGVLYPGSHPPLVSRQTWDQVQQIMATRTQAHEKERVHHHHLKGSLFCGHCKTRMIVSNAKSRSGKIYPYFVCSGRHEKRNDCMMKAVLIETVEEKVEQHYQTIQLDPKVGRVLHSALSHDLAVYQREAGAEHDRLKKRRRRLIDEREKLLQAHYAGAVPLDLLKSEQDRIASQLDKIDARLQATDDHNGAIQINLQATLALADDCHASYRSATSTVKRQLNQAFFARLYVDEDANITSELAEPFNTLLSPKVKARTQAAIHLGEAALSREQPSELDWQLWEASLNNDTPEEQVLEGVGQARLTRALGLRDEVMVERAGLEPATPSLQSWC; encoded by the coding sequence ATGAGCGCATCCGAGCAGGCGACAGACAACACCTCCCCAGGGATGGCTCAGGCCGTCATCTACCTGCGTGTCTCGACGAAAGAGCAAGCCGAAAAAGGCGGTGAAGCCGAGGGCTACTCGATTCCAGCTCAACGCGAGGCCTGCAAGCGCAAAGCCACCTCGCTGGGAGCCGTTGTCGTCGAGGAGTTCGTCGACCGTGGCGAGAGCGCAAAGAGCGCCGACCGTCCGGAGCTTCAGCGGATGCTCGCCTACGTACGCGAGAACGAAGTCGGGCTGGCGATCGTCCACAAGGTTGATCGACTTGCCCGCAGCAGAGCCGATGACGTCGCGATCAACCTTGCTTTGAAAGCGGCCGGAACCACGCTCGTCTCGTGCAGCGAAAACATCGACGAGACGCCAAGCGGGATGCTGCTGCACGGGATCATGAGTTCGATCGCCGAGTTCTACAGCCGCAACCTCGCCAACGAAGTCATGAAGGGATTGGTGCAAAAGGCTCAGTCCGGCGGCACACCCGGCAGGGCTCCGATCGGCTACCTGAACGTGCGCAAGTTCGAAAACGGGCGCGACATCCGGACGGTCGAAGTCGACCCGGTCCGCGCGCCACTCGTCGCGTGGGCGTTCGAGGCCTACGCCAACGGCGAGTGGTCACTCCGAACGTTGCTTGCCGAGGCCACCAGGCGTGGGCTGACGACCGTTGCACGTGGCGTGCCGCTCGGGCTAACAACCTTCAATGACATGCTCCTCAACCCCTACTACGTGGGCTACGTCCGTTACATGGGCGTCCTCTACCCGGGCAGCCACCCACCGCTTGTCAGCCGCCAAACGTGGGATCAAGTGCAGCAGATCATGGCGACCCGCACCCAGGCGCACGAGAAGGAGCGCGTCCACCACCACCATCTCAAGGGCAGCCTCTTCTGCGGCCACTGCAAGACCCGGATGATCGTCAGCAACGCCAAGAGCCGCTCGGGGAAGATCTATCCCTACTTCGTCTGCTCTGGCCGGCACGAGAAACGTAACGACTGCATGATGAAGGCCGTCCTGATCGAGACGGTCGAGGAGAAGGTCGAGCAGCACTACCAGACCATCCAGCTTGATCCGAAAGTCGGCCGAGTGCTCCACAGCGCACTCAGCCACGACCTCGCTGTCTACCAGCGCGAAGCAGGCGCCGAACACGACCGGCTGAAGAAGCGCCGCCGCCGGCTGATCGACGAGCGCGAAAAACTCCTCCAAGCCCACTATGCCGGAGCGGTACCTCTCGACCTGCTCAAGAGCGAACAGGACCGGATCGCAAGCCAGCTCGACAAGATCGACGCGCGCCTCCAAGCAACCGACGACCACAACGGCGCTATCCAGATCAATCTCCAAGCCACACTCGCCCTCGCCGACGATTGCCACGCCAGCTACCGCTCGGCAACCTCAACCGTCAAACGGCAACTCAACCAAGCCTTCTTCGCACGGCTCTACGTCGATGAGGACGCCAACATCACCAGCGAACTGGCCGAACCCTTCAACACGCTGCTCAGCCCCAAGGTCAAAGCGCGGACACAAGCAGCCATCCACCTCGGCGAAGCAGCCCTCTCGCGAGAACAGCCCAGCGAGCTCGACTGGCAGCTTTGGGAAGCCTCCCTCAACAACGACACCCCCGAGGAGCAAGTCCTCGAGGGTGTTGGTCAAGCCAGGCTCACCCGAGCCTTAGGTTTGAGAGACGAAGTTATGGTGGAGCGTGCCGGGCTCGAACCGGCGACCCCCAGCTTGCAAAGCTGGTGCTAA
- a CDS encoding ImmA/IrrE family metallo-endopeptidase: MVVDDIPISGSAHWNGSAWLIVLNRRHRAPRQRFALAHEFKHVVDHTTHSFLYTGMPGMSAAEQAERAADYFAGCLLTPRRWLKRACSNGQRTPREIGRLFTVPVPVANTRLTQCGFAPRHRRRQRVLRIVVRTRLLRRCSRRRTRGTL; the protein is encoded by the coding sequence GTGGTCGTCGACGACATTCCTATCTCCGGCTCGGCCCACTGGAACGGAAGTGCCTGGCTGATCGTCCTCAACCGACGCCACCGGGCGCCGCGTCAACGCTTCGCGCTCGCCCACGAGTTCAAGCACGTCGTCGACCACACGACACACTCCTTCCTCTACACCGGCATGCCCGGCATGTCGGCCGCCGAGCAAGCCGAACGGGCTGCCGACTACTTTGCCGGCTGCCTCTTGACGCCAAGAAGGTGGCTCAAGCGCGCCTGCAGCAACGGCCAAAGGACGCCGCGCGAGATCGGCAGACTCTTCACCGTCCCAGTGCCGGTCGCCAACACTCGGCTCACGCAATGCGGATTCGCGCCACGGCATCGACGCCGACAGCGCGTCCTGCGGATCGTTGTTCGGACACGGCTCCTCCGGCGCTGTAGCCGCCGCCGCACGAGGGGCACCCTATGA
- a CDS encoding helix-turn-helix domain-containing protein, translated as MIPEQAKALGRFLKERRTALGLSTRALAARSGVDMATVVRLEQGAFVEPRPDTLRVIARALGVSLADVFALADYVVPSELPTFTPYLRAKYRSFPRKAIAELEQYFDDLAARYGIDPAGPAPGEDEAPEPKKRKR; from the coding sequence ATGATTCCTGAGCAAGCCAAGGCACTGGGCAGGTTTCTGAAAGAACGGCGGACGGCGCTCGGTCTCTCGACCAGAGCCCTCGCCGCGCGCAGCGGCGTCGACATGGCGACAGTGGTGCGGCTCGAACAGGGAGCGTTCGTGGAACCGCGGCCGGACACCCTGCGCGTGATCGCCAGGGCGCTCGGCGTCAGTCTTGCCGATGTGTTCGCCCTTGCCGACTACGTCGTCCCCAGCGAGCTGCCGACCTTCACTCCCTACCTGCGGGCGAAGTACCGATCTTTTCCTCGCAAGGCGATCGCCGAACTCGAGCAGTACTTCGATGACCTCGCCGCCCGCTACGGAATCGACCCGGCTGGCCCCGCCCCGGGCGAGGACGAAGCGCCAGAACCTAAGAAACGGAAACGATGA
- a CDS encoding DNA-methyltransferase, protein MRNRILVGDVRERLRELADASVDCVITSPPYFQLRDFGMAGQLGLEPTVGDWVEELRVVLGGLIRVLKPTGSLWLNLGDTYSRHHRSGAPPKSLVLAPERLLLALAADGWIVRNKLIWAKTNPMPSSVADRLSGTYDVVYLLVRSGRYHFDLDAIRLPHRSHRTDRRAGRPVYPPPGQGAPSWDSDHGNQGLAALHARGQVGHRLGKNPGDVWQIPAANYRGAHFATFPEALVERPLLAGCPERVCRRCGRPYKRGGRVSRSQLGASPPRRAPRDVHRFKHHYRVIRTRGPLRPGCSCRAASQPGLVLDPFFGAGTVALVAAQHGRDWIGIELNPDFARLANERIANARTDRATTQASSERQAA, encoded by the coding sequence TTGCGCAATCGGATCCTCGTCGGTGATGTCCGCGAGCGGCTGCGCGAGCTTGCGGACGCGTCCGTTGACTGTGTGATCACCAGCCCGCCGTATTTCCAGCTCCGCGATTTCGGCATGGCAGGACAGCTCGGCCTGGAGCCAACCGTCGGCGACTGGGTCGAGGAGCTGCGGGTCGTGCTCGGCGGTCTTATCCGCGTACTGAAACCGACCGGCTCGCTCTGGCTGAACCTCGGCGACACCTACTCGCGCCATCACCGCTCCGGCGCGCCGCCCAAAAGTCTCGTGCTCGCCCCCGAGCGGCTGCTGCTGGCCCTGGCCGCCGACGGCTGGATCGTCCGCAACAAGCTGATCTGGGCGAAGACCAACCCGATGCCCTCCTCGGTCGCCGACCGGCTGAGCGGCACCTACGACGTCGTCTACCTGCTCGTGCGTTCGGGGCGCTACCACTTCGACCTGGACGCGATCCGGCTGCCGCACCGCTCACACCGGACTGATCGACGCGCTGGCAGGCCTGTTTACCCGCCACCCGGGCAGGGCGCGCCGTCCTGGGACAGCGATCACGGCAACCAGGGTCTGGCAGCGCTGCACGCCCGTGGCCAGGTCGGCCACCGCCTCGGCAAGAACCCCGGCGACGTCTGGCAGATCCCGGCTGCCAACTACCGCGGCGCTCACTTTGCGACCTTCCCTGAAGCGTTGGTCGAGCGACCGTTGCTGGCCGGCTGTCCGGAGCGCGTCTGTCGCCGCTGCGGCCGCCCGTACAAGCGTGGAGGCCGCGTCTCGAGAAGCCAACTCGGAGCCAGCCCACCGCGGCGCGCTCCCCGCGACGTCCATCGCTTCAAGCATCACTACCGCGTCATCCGCACGCGCGGCCCGCTCCGGCCCGGCTGCAGCTGCCGGGCGGCAAGCCAACCCGGGCTGGTGCTCGACCCGTTCTTCGGGGCAGGCACGGTCGCTCTCGTCGCCGCCCAACACGGCCGCGACTGGATCGGGATCGAACTCAACCCGGACTTCGCCCGGCTCGCGAACGAGCGGATCGCCAACGCGCGAACCGACCGGGCAACGACGCAAGCCTCAAGCGAGCGGCAAGCGGCATGA
- a CDS encoding replication-relaxation family protein, which translates to MSAHRGPQGLERLRTELSERDLIVLASVASHRFLTGRQIEAFHFSEHASSVTGSRVCRRVLARLVEQRLLVRLERRVGGVRAGSASYVYALGSAGNRLVSNPRGKRAEEPSRVFLDHTLAVADAHLALLQAADARRFELISVETEPAAWRRFLNSAGARETLRPDLYVVSAQGEFEHCWFLEIDNATESTPAVLRKCRQYQAYWRTGIEQQRSGTFPLVVWVTPNDRRCKQLAEAIASARKLQPEIFRAVASDELVELVAVGAA; encoded by the coding sequence ATGAGTGCCCATCGCGGGCCGCAGGGTCTTGAGCGGCTGCGCACGGAGCTGAGCGAGCGCGACCTGATCGTGCTCGCTTCGGTGGCCAGCCATCGCTTCCTGACCGGTCGCCAGATCGAGGCCTTCCACTTCAGCGAGCACGCAAGTTCCGTCACTGGCTCGCGGGTCTGCCGACGAGTTCTCGCCCGGCTGGTCGAGCAGCGATTGCTGGTTCGACTGGAGCGTCGGGTAGGAGGAGTCCGGGCTGGATCGGCGTCCTATGTGTACGCGCTCGGGTCGGCCGGCAACCGGCTGGTGAGCAACCCGCGCGGGAAGCGGGCCGAGGAGCCCTCACGGGTGTTTCTCGATCACACGCTGGCGGTTGCCGATGCGCACCTGGCGCTCCTGCAAGCGGCAGATGCTCGCCGGTTCGAGCTGATCAGCGTCGAGACCGAGCCTGCTGCGTGGCGCCGGTTCCTCAACTCGGCTGGCGCGCGTGAGACGTTGCGACCCGACCTGTATGTGGTCAGCGCGCAAGGAGAGTTCGAGCATTGCTGGTTCCTGGAGATCGACAACGCGACTGAGAGCACTCCGGCGGTGCTGCGCAAGTGCCGCCAGTATCAGGCCTACTGGCGCACCGGCATCGAGCAGCAGCGCAGCGGCACCTTCCCGCTCGTCGTCTGGGTCACACCGAACGATCGTCGCTGCAAACAGCTTGCCGAAGCGATCGCCAGCGCGCGGAAGCTGCAACCCGAGATTTTCAGGGCTGTGGCCTCCGACGAGCTTGTCGAGCTCGTGGCAGTGGGGGCGGCATGA